The nucleotide sequence CATGCTCAAGTATGGAATAAAGGATATAAGGTTTTTCTTCGAGAATGATAAAAGATTTCTAAAGCAATTCTAAAGAGGAGAAAAAAAATGAAAGTTTCAAGAAGATGGCTTAATGAAATATTTAGATTTGAAAGAGACATTGAAGATGTAAAGGATACTTTGCTAAACAGAGGTCTTGAGATAGAAGAGACCTTTGAAAGAAAAAGTATTTTATCCAGTGTCTTTGTTGGAAAGGTAAGATCTATAAAGAAGATATCAAAGGAACTCTCTTTTGCTGAGATAGAGGTTTCTGGAAGAGTATATCCTTCAGTTACTGGTGCAAAAAATGTTAAGATGGGGGATAAAGTTCCCGTTTGTCTTCCAGGTGGCACCATCTACCACTATGAGAAAAAGGGAGATGAGGAGATACCTGTTCCTTACAGGATAAAACCCATGGAGTTTAATGGATATAAGTCAGAGGCGGTTCTTTTGTCTTACAAGGAGATGGGGATTTCCGATAAGGTTCTTGGAGAGGAGGATAAAAGAGGTATTTTTATTCTTCCTGATGATGCAGAGGTAGGTGCTGATTTAAAAGAAGCGCTATGGCTTGAGGATACCATATTTGAGATAAAGACATATAACAGGGCAGATTGTCTCTCTTTGTGGGGTATCTCTCAGGAGTTTGAAAGACTAGGACTTGGAAAGATAGTTAAAGAGTATGGGGATGTAAGTATTCCATCTAATTTAAAGGATATAAGCTTTAAAATTGAAGTTTTAGATGAAAAACTATGTCCAAGATATGTGGGAATTATCATAAGGGATGTGAAGGTTAAGAAAGCTCCAATTAAGATTTTAAGGAAACTTATTACGATAGGTGCAAGACCTGTAAATAATATTGTGGATATAACAAATGTTTTAATGTTTGAGTATGGGCAACCTCTCCATGCCTTTGATCTTGACAAAATTCATGGAAAGTTGATCATAAGAAGGGCAAGTAAAGGAGAAAAGATAAGAACTCTTGATGATAAGTTAAGGGAACTTGATGAGGGGATGCTTGTTATTGCAGATGAGGAGGGACCCATTGCCATAGCAGGAGTTATGGGAGGAAAGGAGACTGAGGTTAGTCATAAGACAAAGAATGTACTCCTTGAATCTGCCAATTTTCTTCCATCCTCAATTTCTGTTACAAAGAGAAGGTTAAAAATAAACAGTGAAGCTGCTGTTAGATTTGAGAAGGGAGTTGATATAAGAAAGGCTCTTGAGAATGGATGGAGAGCATCTTTAATGTTTGGTGGCTCTATAAATGAGAAACCATTTGATTTTTATCCAGAGCCAGAAAAGGAGAAGAAGATTAAGGTGAGATTTGAGAGGGTGAGAAAGATTATAGGTGTGGATATATCAAATTCAGATATAATAGATTCACTCCGTAGAGGAGGTTTTGAGTTAGAAAATGTAAGTGAAAAGGAAGCTACTTTTGTTATAAAACCATTCAGACCAGACATTTCGCAGGAGATAGATTTGATAGAGGAAGTCATAAGGTATAGAGGAATAGAGAATCTGCCCTACACACTTCCATCTCCAAAGATTTCTGTTTTTACTCCAGATAAGAGAAGGAAACTTAGAAAAAGGATCGTCAATATCTTAACCTCCCTTTCCATGGATGAGGTGATTACGCTCTCTCTTTTAGATTCTCAATATCTTTCCCTTTATCCCATTGAGAGAGAACCTATAGAGGTG is from Caldisericia bacterium and encodes:
- a CDS encoding phenylalanine--tRNA ligase subunit beta, coding for MKVSRRWLNEIFRFERDIEDVKDTLLNRGLEIEETFERKSILSSVFVGKVRSIKKISKELSFAEIEVSGRVYPSVTGAKNVKMGDKVPVCLPGGTIYHYEKKGDEEIPVPYRIKPMEFNGYKSEAVLLSYKEMGISDKVLGEEDKRGIFILPDDAEVGADLKEALWLEDTIFEIKTYNRADCLSLWGISQEFERLGLGKIVKEYGDVSIPSNLKDISFKIEVLDEKLCPRYVGIIIRDVKVKKAPIKILRKLITIGARPVNNIVDITNVLMFEYGQPLHAFDLDKIHGKLIIRRASKGEKIRTLDDKLRELDEGMLVIADEEGPIAIAGVMGGKETEVSHKTKNVLLESANFLPSSISVTKRRLKINSEAAVRFEKGVDIRKALENGWRASLMFGGSINEKPFDFYPEPEKEKKIKVRFERVRKIIGVDISNSDIIDSLRRGGFELENVSEKEATFVIKPFRPDISQEIDLIEEVIRYRGIENLPYTLPSPKISVFTPDKRRKLRKRIVNILTSLSMDEVITLSLLDSQYLSLYPIEREPIEVVNPLRSDQDVLRTSLIPMLLKVVDRNIKMGNKNLMFFEIGKVFYKEKDFVEKEELSGVITGKIREKLWMEKEKEFDFFYLKGVVSKLLDELKIDEVEFVSGSNKLFHPFRYAVIQFKDLKIGEMGEIHPSLLEKLSISQRVYAFSIDFETLLDVFEDKKEYESISKFPPLTFDIAIVVSEDTPSGKLVEIIKQESGEILSDIHIFDLYRGENIGYGKKSIGFRLTFSSKERTLEDKDVFPIIDRIEKRIQKELSGNLRKRN